The DNA segment GTGCCGGGATAGTGCACCGCCTGGACAAGGACACCAGCGGCTTGATGGTCATCGCCAAAACCCTGCCGGCCCAGGCACGCCTGGTGGACCAGTTAAAACGGAGAACGGTCAGTCGCCGGTATGATGCCCTGGTTCAGGGCTACATCACCGGGGCCGGGTGTGTCGATGCTCCCATCGGCCGTCACCGCCAGAATCGCCTGAAAATGGCGGTTGTGAACGTTGGCGGCAAGGAGGCCGTTACCCACTACCGGGTACAGCGACGTTTCCCTGCCCATACACTACTGCGCTGCCAACTGGAAACCGGGCGCACCCACCAGATCCGTGTGCATATGGCCCATATCCGACATCCACTGGTGGGCGATCCACTCTACGGGGGCCGGTCCAAGTTGCCACCGGGGGCATCTGCAGCACTGGTCCAGGCCCTGCAGCAGTTCCCCCGGCAGGCCTTGCACGCCGCAGAGCTGGCCCTGGTGCACCCGCTCAGTGGCGAGGAAATGCACTGGTATGCGCCCATGCCTGCGGATATGCTGGACCTGCTCGACTTACTCGGTGCTGACAGCATCTAACGCGTCGAGTGTTCATTCAGGCGGGTCCGGTCCAGTGGTGTCGACCCCGTTTGTCTCTGGAAAACGTGTAAGGCAAAAGCTGGATATACCCATGCCCCGTGGACACTACCTGATTCCCTCATGGCCGGCTGCGCCATCTGTACGCGCCGTCACCAGTCTGCGAAGTGGCGGGCACAGCAGTGGCGCCTTCGCTTCGTTCAACCTCGCCACCCATGTGGGAGACGAGGAATCCGCCGTGGCTGCCA comes from the Microbulbifer sp. MI-G genome and includes:
- the rluD gene encoding 23S rRNA pseudouridine(1911/1915/1917) synthase RluD, coding for MNDPLKVDIEVPANMAGRRLDQVAAELIPDYSRARLQSWIRGGQLRLNGAPARPRDKLSGGEHLSLRAELEAQGAWRAQPLDLAIVYEDNSLLVINKPAGLVVHPAAGNPDGTLLNGLLHHCPHLQNIPRAGIVHRLDKDTSGLMVIAKTLPAQARLVDQLKRRTVSRRYDALVQGYITGAGCVDAPIGRHRQNRLKMAVVNVGGKEAVTHYRVQRRFPAHTLLRCQLETGRTHQIRVHMAHIRHPLVGDPLYGGRSKLPPGASAALVQALQQFPRQALHAAELALVHPLSGEEMHWYAPMPADMLDLLDLLGADSI